A single Alicyclobacillus vulcanalis DNA region contains:
- a CDS encoding ThuA domain-containing protein, with translation MNSIRVTIWNEFRHEQRDEAVRSIYPDGIHAALAKPLSSAGMQVRSATLDQSEQGLPAALLDETDVLVWWGHVAHDEVEDQTVERVVRRVHAGMGLVVLHSGHFSKVFKRLMGTSCDLRWREEDEKERLFVVDPTHPIAEGLPPYFELPKEETYGEHFDIPTPDEIVFLSWFSGGDVFRSGVTFRRGRGKIFYFRPGHETYPTYHDANIQRVLVNACRWAAPALGPVPTYGHAPSPENAR, from the coding sequence TTGAACAGCATTCGAGTGACGATTTGGAATGAATTTCGGCATGAACAACGTGATGAAGCGGTCCGAAGCATTTATCCGGATGGCATTCACGCGGCACTTGCGAAACCGCTCTCGAGCGCAGGCATGCAGGTTCGCTCCGCAACGCTGGATCAATCGGAACAGGGACTGCCAGCGGCTTTGTTAGACGAGACCGACGTGCTCGTCTGGTGGGGCCATGTGGCGCACGACGAAGTGGAGGATCAGACGGTCGAGCGCGTCGTCCGCCGCGTTCATGCCGGCATGGGGCTTGTGGTGCTTCATTCCGGGCATTTCTCGAAAGTGTTCAAGCGCCTGATGGGCACCTCGTGTGATTTGCGGTGGCGGGAAGAGGACGAAAAAGAGCGGCTGTTTGTGGTCGATCCCACGCATCCTATCGCGGAGGGGCTCCCGCCGTACTTTGAGCTTCCGAAGGAGGAGACGTACGGGGAGCATTTCGACATTCCCACGCCGGACGAGATCGTATTCTTGTCCTGGTTTTCCGGCGGGGACGTGTTTCGCTCGGGCGTCACATTTCGCCGGGGGCGCGGGAAAATCTTTTATTTTCGGCCAGGCCATGAGACGTACCCCACCTACCACGATGCCAACATCCAGCGAGTGTTGGTCAACGCCTGCCGATGGGCGGCGCCTGCGCTCGGGCCGGTGCCGACGTACGGTCACGCGCCGAGTCCTGAAAACGCTCGCTAA